The segment TTGTTTGCGACTCGAATCGGAGCGGGGATTGCCGGGGCGACTATTCCCACGGCACAAGCTTATATTGCCGATGTCACTGACATTAAAAATCGAGGCAAAGGAATGGCAATGATCGGTGCCGCCTTCGGTATTGGATTCACCTTCGGGCCACTGATCGGAGCCTTTTCAGTGGGAGATAATCCCGAAGCTCCGCCCAGTTCCATGCCGGGTTATGTCGCCTCAGCGATGTCTGGTCTCGCGCTGCTGTTTGCTTTTTTCAAACTTCCAGAATCGCTCAATCCGGATTCTAACGCCGTCCACCGAGGCTGGTTGAATGTGAGTGCTTTGATTCCCGCCATTACGCGTCCTTCGATTGGCCCCATTCTGCTGACCATTTTTCTGTCAACCGTCGCCTTTGCTCAACTCGAATCGACCTTAGCCCTGTTAACCGAACATTTCGGCTTGAGCCAACAGGATAACTTTTATGTTTTCGCTTACATTGGCGTCTTACTCATGCTGAGTCAGGGGTTACTGATTCGCCGATTGCTGCCTCGTGTCGGTGAGAAACGGATGGCCATTGCCGGAGTGTTCATGATGGTGGCCGGTCTGCTCGCTATTGGCTGGATTGCCGAAGGGGGAACCTTAACGCAGATGTATCTGATTCTCCCGCTGAGCGTCATCGGTTTTTCAGCCTTGAATCCTTCCATTCAATCACTGCTTTCGCTGCGAAGTGCCGAGTCGGACCAGGGGGGAATTCTGGGGATTGGGCAGAGTATGTCCTCCATCGCCCGTATCCTCGGACCGATCATCGGTATTGTGCTGTTCGAGTCGGAAGTCACATTTCCGTACTGGTGCAGTGCAGGCATTATGTTCCTCGCCGGTCTGCTGGTCTTGTTCATTAAACCTGCCCGCTCCGAAGACGTTGGCACTCCCGAACCGGTTGAACCCGTCGAGGCGACCTGAAACCGGTCTGCCCGCGTCTGAGAAATCAGCTCAGACCGCCAACATCCGGACTGATCGCATTCTGTCGGAAAAAGATGTTCAAAAGAGACGTGTTGGGCGGGTTCTTTCCCGGATATCGCCTCGACACGTTTTGGAAAAACTTCTATAGTCCCGCCTTCTGACAGCTGCCCAACGGTCGCCTGCCCCTGTTTTTACACGAAGTGGAACAGGGGAGTGTAAGTCTAAATCATTGTTGGTTATGGGTTTATGTCTGCTGGTTTGTTGTCGGGCCGGTCACTGTTTCGAACTCGTTTTAACTGCGTAGGATACGCGGCGACGAGTTCGCTTGGGCATTTTTCAGTTGAAAAAACTGCTTAAAATGTCTCCCGATCGGGAAGGGATTCCAAAAAGTTCACATGGCGGAAGGAACCGCTCATCATAATCGGGGATATTAAACCGGTGAAAACTCTACAGACTTCGCTCGTACTGTTGGCAACTTTCCTCACTGTGGGATGCCAATCGTCACCGTTCAACAGCTTTCGCAGCGCCAGTTGGTCGCAAAAAGATGTTGCGGAAAAAGAACTGATGGAACTCACGGAAAATGCTCCGCAGGGTACACCGAAATCCGCAAAGCCGGGCCCCATCGCCGAGCATGAACAGGACTCGAAAAAGTCTTCCGCGGTGAGCGATATTCAGCTCGCTTCGGCAGAATTTCCGATGGAGAGCGATACGTCGCTGGCCAAAGCGGCGACCTCCGATGTCGATAAGCTGCTCCGCGAAGGACAAGCATACGAATCTGCCGGTGATTTTGATCAGGCAAAACAAGTCTATAAACAAGTACTGGCATCGCAGCCGGTTAACTCTCGGGCTCATCATCGTTTGGCTGTTCTGGCTGACTTACAGAAAAACTATACCGAAGCCGAACAACATTATCGTCAGGCCATGCTGGATAGCCCGCTCGATCCTGAATTGCTCAGTGACCTGGGTTATTCGTACCTGTTACAGAATCGATATTCCGAAAGCCAGTCTTACCTGACACAAGCGGTTCAGATGGCACCAACCCACACGCGTGCGGTTAATAACCTGGGATTGCTTCATGCAAAACAGGGACAATACGATCAGGCTTTAGCCATGTTCCGTAAAACCGGAACAGAATCGGAAGCACAGATGAAATTGTCATCGATCGCTCCCGGTTATACGGCAGGAAATAACCAAGCTGTCGCCTCGAATAATTCGGCACCACAGAACAACTCCGGCGTGGTTAATGCAAATGCTCAAGTAGTCTCTCAGGCACCCGTCGGTATGAACCCGTTCACCCAATTCACGCCTCAGGCATCGCAGAATACACAAGCCATTCCCACCACTCAGTTGAACGTCAACAACACGGTACCCGCAGCGATTCCGGCTCAATTCGGTTCGAATTCGTCGCAACAGGATTTCCAAACGATGGCGCCAGTGCCGCAGCGCCAAAATCTGGCTGTCGCGCCTTCCACTAACGGAAATGCACCGACAACCAATGAAGCGAACTACAACGGGCCCAGTGCCAATTCGCAGAATGCCAACGTGATGCAAAGCAATTACACGGCACAGCCTCAACCAAACGGGAACGCCACTGACCAGCATCAACCTCACGTGTTTGGTGCTGCATCCAGTAAAGAAATTGTTTCCGCACCCATCAGCAACGGTGCGTCTAACAACGCCAATACTTTACCGAACGGAGCTCGCGTCCCCTTTGTCTTCGGAGCGGAGTCCGCCAGCACGAACAATCAGCAAGCGAACCAGCAGCCTAATCAGGCGACAGCTTTCAATGGGAACATCAATCAGAATAGCGTGACCAATCAGAATCAAATACCAGCAGGTGGTTCGCAAAATATTGCTCAGGCAAACTGGAGTCAGGGACAAGGAGCGAATGCTCAGCTTCAATCACAGCCACAGTACAACGGAATGATAAACGGGCAGGGAGTTCAACCCGTGAATTACAATACCGCGAACAATGGAATGGCGAACAGTGGAATGGTTCCAAACAATTCCACCGATCCTGGTTCCGTTCTGCCACTCAATCAAATGAATTCTGCCACAAGCAACGCATTGCCATCTATTAATCCCGGAACCGAGAATCAAACCGGTTGGGGAATGTCTCCTGCCACGAATGGCATGCCGACGGTCAACGGAATCAATACTGCCAATGGCATCAACAACGGAACCGGCAACTTGCAGGCACAGACCCAGCAATACGATGCCTGGGGAAATCCCATTCCATCGAACATGTTGAATAATGCGAATCAACAACAACCGCAGGTCTTTCCTTCGACTCAAGCGATGATGCCGCAGAATCAAGTGTTCAATCCGTCAGCCGGACAATACCAGAACGGTGCTGCTGCTCAGAATGGTCAAGCGTATCAGTACCCACAGCAATCACAGCCAGTCATTACACCCGGTTCCAATAACAGGAATGCCTACAGCGGACAGAATGAAACCGTCCGTTTTTAATCGATAGCATTCTTTATCAGAGCAGGGCAGTTACTTTAAATCGCCCGCTCCAACCAGTATAGAAGAGGGAGCCAGGTTCTTTTGCCCCTTGTTCTCTATCCTGTCGATTGAAGTCTGATGTCTGTTGATCCCGATCAGGAGTTAATTCCCGACCGCAAAAAGCGAGTGCGGCGGATTATCACTCAGCTTAAAAAGCGATACCCCGAGGCTGAGTGCGCCCTGTTTCACGACGGGCCATTCCAATTATTGGTCGCAACGATTCTCTCGGCTCAATGCACAGACGAACGCGTCAACATGGTGACGCCGATCTTGTTTGCGAAGTA is part of the Polystyrenella longa genome and harbors:
- a CDS encoding MFS transporter produces the protein MARTGKASLMVIFVTVFIDLLGFGIIMPLLPRYGKHFIVDDASGFKLGLLMASFSAMQFLFAPIWGRVSDRVGRRPILMLGLAGSTISYALFGLATGWDPDTVVLGLSPLAWLFATRIGAGIAGATIPTAQAYIADVTDIKNRGKGMAMIGAAFGIGFTFGPLIGAFSVGDNPEAPPSSMPGYVASAMSGLALLFAFFKLPESLNPDSNAVHRGWLNVSALIPAITRPSIGPILLTIFLSTVAFAQLESTLALLTEHFGLSQQDNFYVFAYIGVLLMLSQGLLIRRLLPRVGEKRMAIAGVFMMVAGLLAIGWIAEGGTLTQMYLILPLSVIGFSALNPSIQSLLSLRSAESDQGGILGIGQSMSSIARILGPIIGIVLFESEVTFPYWCSAGIMFLAGLLVLFIKPARSEDVGTPEPVEPVEAT
- a CDS encoding tetratricopeptide repeat protein; this encodes MKTLQTSLVLLATFLTVGCQSSPFNSFRSASWSQKDVAEKELMELTENAPQGTPKSAKPGPIAEHEQDSKKSSAVSDIQLASAEFPMESDTSLAKAATSDVDKLLREGQAYESAGDFDQAKQVYKQVLASQPVNSRAHHRLAVLADLQKNYTEAEQHYRQAMLDSPLDPELLSDLGYSYLLQNRYSESQSYLTQAVQMAPTHTRAVNNLGLLHAKQGQYDQALAMFRKTGTESEAQMKLSSIAPGYTAGNNQAVASNNSAPQNNSGVVNANAQVVSQAPVGMNPFTQFTPQASQNTQAIPTTQLNVNNTVPAAIPAQFGSNSSQQDFQTMAPVPQRQNLAVAPSTNGNAPTTNEANYNGPSANSQNANVMQSNYTAQPQPNGNATDQHQPHVFGAASSKEIVSAPISNGASNNANTLPNGARVPFVFGAESASTNNQQANQQPNQATAFNGNINQNSVTNQNQIPAGGSQNIAQANWSQGQGANAQLQSQPQYNGMINGQGVQPVNYNTANNGMANSGMVPNNSTDPGSVLPLNQMNSATSNALPSINPGTENQTGWGMSPATNGMPTVNGINTANGINNGTGNLQAQTQQYDAWGNPIPSNMLNNANQQQPQVFPSTQAMMPQNQVFNPSAGQYQNGAAAQNGQAYQYPQQSQPVITPGSNNRNAYSGQNETVRF